A DNA window from Danio aesculapii chromosome 14, fDanAes4.1, whole genome shotgun sequence contains the following coding sequences:
- the LOC130241216 gene encoding LOW QUALITY PROTEIN: transmembrane O-methyltransferase-like (The sequence of the model RefSeq protein was modified relative to this genomic sequence to represent the inferred CDS: inserted 2 bases in 1 codon): protein MRDEKSRNSPVSEMFQLVVSEHLLPVVAVMLAIFRSPLLGMCRQVYSGVLKLSHRKVCISSTHAYXNSTHEQAQSVLMTFDLYSSIHAYLDIGPQKGEFLDEIVKSKAPLRVLELGTHCGYASVRILCLPPPSGKLQTVEQDPLTADKGEESILVAAANSNDPSILDPGEEASNTRNTKIVI from the exons TTTCAGAGATGTTTCAGCTGGTGGTCTCTGAGCATCTGCTCCCGGTTGTGGCAGTGATGTTGGCTATTTTCCGTTCTCCGCTGTTGGGCATGTGCCGTCAGGTGTATTCTGGTGTACTGAAGCTTTCCCACAGGAAGGTCTGCATCAGCTCCACTCATGCCTA AAACTCCACACACGAACAGGCTCAGAGTGTCTTGATGACCTTTGACCTCTATTCCAGCATTCATGCCTACTTAGACATTGGCCCTCAGAAAG GTGAGTTTCTGGATGAGATTGTGAAAAGTAAAGCCCCGCTGAGGGTCCTGGAGTTGGGTACACACTGTGGCTATGCTTCGGTCAGGATTCTGTGTTTGCCTCCTCCATCTGGAAAACTGCAAACTGTAGAACAAGATCCTCTGACAGCAGATAAAGGGGAGGAAAGCATACTAGTTGCAG CtgctaatagtaatgacccaagcatactggacccaggtgaggaagctagCAATACTAGAAACACCAAGATAGTTATCTGA